In Pseudomonas sp. PDNC002, the DNA window GCACCAGGCTGGAGTCGATGCCCTTGTCGCCGTTGTCGGCGACGCCGATGACGATGGTGTAGGTGCCCGGCTGGCCGAACACATGGCTGAACAGCTGCTGCCCGGAGCTGCCGCCATCGCCCACGGTGGCGACGTCGGACAGTTTCACTGCTTGGCCGTTGATCAGCAGGTAGGCGAAGTCGTTGTACTGCCCGTAGTCGTTGGTGGCGAAGTTCCAGTTGAAGCTCACGGCTTCGCCGGCGTGGGTGGTGGTCACGGTCAGGGTGAGGGCCGAGCCTTCGGCGGCATTGTCCACCAGGCTCGGCAGGGCCACGCCGCCTTCCACCGCGCTGGCGCTGGCGGGGATGGCGAACGGCGCGTCGTTGGTACCGACGATGTTCACCGTGACGCTGGAGGTAGTGCCATCGGCGGCCTTCACGGTGAAGGTGTCGGTGAGGACTTCGCCGACCTTCAGCTCGTTGTAGGCGCCCTGGGCGTAGAAGGTCCACTTGCCGCTGGCGTCGATGCTGAACTTGCCGTACTGGCCGAGGGTGTCGGTCTGCGGCTGGAAGCTGGCGGGGCCGTCGACGTCGCTGATGGTCAGTTGGCCGCCGGTGTTCACCGCGCTGTCGGTCTCGTAGACGTTGGCAACCTTGGCGCCGCCGATGACGGCGGCGTCGTTGCTGCCGGTGACGGTCAGGGTCAGCACGTTCTCGCCGGTGGCGCCCTTGTCGTCGGTGACGATGAACTTGATTTGCAGCTCCTGGGTTTCACCTTCAGCGAGCTTCTGGTAGGCGGCGTTGTTGCCGTCGAAGCTCCAGGAACCGTCCTGGTTGAGGGTGAAGCCGGCCGGGGCGGCATCCTTGAGGCTGTAGTAGGCGGCGTGGCCGTCGTCGACGTCGGAGGAGGTGAGCTGGCCGCTGCTGATCTGGTCTTCGTTCACTGCGGAGCTGGCGGCGTAGGCCACCGGCGCGTCGTTGGTGCCGACGACGGTCAGGGTCAGGGTGCTGGAGCTCTTCGCGCCAAACTGGTCGGTGACGGTGAAGTTAACGGTGAAGGTCTCGGTGGCCCCAACCGCGAGGTGCTGGTAGACCGGCTGAGCGGCATTGAAGCTCCACTGGCCGTCGGTGCCGACGGAGAAGCCCACCGGCAAGGTGCCGGTGGTGCTGTAGGTCAATTGCGCGCCATTGTCCGCGTCCTTGCCATCGAGCTGGCCGGTGAGGGTGGCGTCTTCGGCCACCGTGGCCTGGGTGGCGCTGGCGACCGGCGCGTCATTGGTGCCGGTGACGGTCAGGGTCAGGACCTTGCTGTCGGTGGCGCCATGTTCGTCGGTGACGGTGAAGCCGATGTTGATGACCTGGGTCGCGTCCTGGGCCAGGTGCGCGTAGGCCGGGTCGGCGGCATCGAAGGTCCAGCTGCCGTCCGGGTTCAGGGTGAAGCCGGCAGGGGCCTGCTGGTCGAGGCTGAAGTTCAGGGTCGCACCGTGGTCGACGTCGGTGGCGCTGAGCTGGCCGGAGATGGACGCATCTTCCTTGACCGAGTCGCTGGCGGCGGAAGCCACCGGGGCGTCGTTGGTGCCGGTGACGGTAATGGTCAGAGTCTTGGTATCGGTCGCGCCGAACTCGTCGGTGACGATGAGCTTGACCTGGATGTCCTGGGTTTCGTTCTGGGCCAGGCTCTGGTAGGCGGCGTTGTTGCCGTCGAAGGTCCAGCTGCCATCGGTCTTGAGGGTGAAGCCGGCCGGCGGGGTGCCGTCGACGCTGAAGCTCAGCTTGGCGCCGTCGTCGACGTCGGTGGCGGTGAGCTGGCCCTTGCTGAGCTGGTCTTCGCTGACAGCGGCGGTGGCCGCGTTGGCAATCGGCGCGTCGTTGGTACCGGTGACGGTGATCACCAGCAGGCTGCTGGTTTTCGCGCCGTGCTCGTCGGTCACGGTGAAGGGCACGCTGATGATCTGCGTGGCGCCGGCCTTGAGGTGCTGGTAGGCGGCGTCGCCGGCGTTGAAGTTCCACTGGCCGTCGCTGCCGACGGTCAGGCCCGCCGGCAGCTTGCCGGTGGTGAAGGTGAGCTGTGCGCCGTTGTCCGGGTCGATGGCCTTCAGCGTGCCGCTGATCTGCGCGTCTTCCTTCACCGGGTTGAGCAGCGAGGGCAGGGCGATCGGCGTGTCGTTGGTGCCGGTGACGGTGAGCGTCAGGGTGTTGGTGCTGGTGGCGCCGTGTTCGTCGGTGACGGTGTAGTCGATGCTCAGGACCTTGGTCTCGCCGGCGGCGAGACTGGCATAGGCCGGATCGAGGCCGTTGAACAGCCAGCTGCCGTTCTTGGCCAGGGTGAAGCCGTCCGGGGCCTTGTCGTTCAAGCTGAAGCTGAGCTTGGCGCCGTCGTCGACGTCGCTGGCGGTGAGCTTGCCGGTGCTGAGCTTGTCTTCGCTGGCGTTGGCGCTGATGGCATCGGCGACCGGCGCGTCGTTGGTGCCGGTGATGGTGATGGTCAGGGTGCTGGAGCTGGTGGCGCCGTGTTCATCGGTGACGGTGAAGGGCACGCTGATGACCTGGGTAGCGCCGGCTTTCAGGTGCTGATAGGCAGCGTCGCTGGCATCGAAGCTCCACTTGCCGTCGGCGTCGACGCTGAAACCGGCCGGGGCGGCCTTGTCCAGGGCGTAGGTCAGCTTGGCGCCGTCGTCGGCGTCGGTGGCGGCGAGCTGGCCGCTGATCTGCGCATCTTCTTTCACTGCGCCCACGGTGGCGCTGGCGACCGGCGCGTCATTGGTGCCGGTGACGGTCAGGGTCAGGACCTTGCTGTCGGTGGCGCCGTGTTCGTCGGTGACGGTGAAGCCGATGTTGATGACCTGGGTCGCATCCTGGGCCAGGTGCGCGTAGGCCGGGTCGGCGGCATCGAAGGTCCAGCTGCCGTCCGGGTTCAGGGTGAAGCCGGCGGGGGCCTGCTGGTCGAGGCTGAAGTTCAGGGTCGCACCGTGGTCGACATCGGTGGCGCTGAGCTGGCCGGAGATGGACGCATCTTCCTTGACCGAGTCGCTGGCGGCGGAAGCCACCGGGGCGTCGTTGGTGCCGGTCACGGTGAGGGTCAGGGTCTTGGTATCGGTGGCGCCGAACTGGTCGGTGACGATGAACTTGACCTGGATGTCCTGGGTTTCGTCCTTGGCCAGGCTCTGGTAGGCGGCGTTGTTGCCGTCGAAGGTCCAGCTGCCGTCGGTCTTCAGGGTGAAACCGGCCGGCGGGGTGCCGTCGACGCTGAAGCTCAGCTTGGCGCCGTCGTCCACGTCGCTGGCGGTGAGCTGGCCCTTGCTGAGCTGGTCTTCGCTGACACCGGCGCTGGCCGCGTTGGCAATCGGAGCATCGTTGGTGCCGGTGACGGTGATCACCAGCAGGCTGCTGGTTTTCGCGCCGTGCTCGTCGGTCACGGTGAAGGGCACGCTGATGATCTGCGTGGCGCCGGCCTTGAGGTGCTGGTAGGCGGCGTCGCCGGCGTTGAAGTTCCACTGGCCGTCGCTGCCGACGGTCAGGCCGGCCGGCAGCTTGCCGGTGGTGAAGGTCAGTTGCGCGCCGTTGTCCGGGTCGATGGCCTTCAGCGTGCCGCTGATCTGCGCGTCTTCCTTCACCGGGTTGATCAGCGAGGGCAGGGCGATCGGCGTGTCGTTGGTGCCGGTGACGGTGAGCGTCAGGGTGTTGGTGCTGGTGGCGCCCTGGTCGTCGGTGACGGTGTAGTCGATGCTCAGGACCTTGGTCTCGCCAGCGGCGAGGCTGGCATAGGCCGGATCGAGGCCGTTGAAGACCCAGCTGCCGTCCTTGCCGAGCGCGAAGCCGGCCGGGGCCTTGTCATTCAGGCTGAAGCTCAGCTTGGCGCCGTCGTCGATGTCGCTGGCAGTCAGCTTGCCGAAGCTCAGCTTGTCTTCGCTGACGTTGGCGCTGGCGGCATTGGCGATGGGCGCATCGTTGGTGCCGGTGACGGTGATGGTCAAGCTGCTGGCGCTTTGCGCGCCGTGCTCGTCGGTGACGGTGAAGTCGATGTTGATGACCTGGGTCGCACCGGCCTTGAGGTGTTGGTACGCGGCATTGCCGGCGTCGAAGCTCCATTTGCCGTCGGCGCCGACGGTGAAGCCAGCCGGGGCGGCCTTGTCCAGGGTGTAGGTCAGCACGGCGCCATCGTCGGCGTCGCTGGCGGCGAGCTGGCCGCTGATCTGGGCGTCTTCGTTGACGGCGCCGCTGGTGGCGCTGGCGACCGGCGCGTCGTTGCTGCCGGTGACGGTGATGGTGATGGTCTGCGGATCGCTCAGGGCGCCGTCGTTGTCCTTCGCCTGGTAGGTGAAGGTGACGTCGCGGCTCTGGCCGTCGGCCAGATTGTCGAAGTCCTTGCCTGGATTGAAGACGTAGCTGCCATCGGCGTTGAAGGTCAGCGAGCCATTGCCGTTGCCGACACCGGTGGTCAGCTGGTAGCCGACGACGCTGCCGTCGACATCGGTGGCGACCGGCACCTGGCCGTTGAGTACGGTGTTCTCTTCGGTGCTCGCGCTGCCGGCGGCGGCGACCGGCGCGTCGTTGGTGCCGGTCAGGGTAACGGTGATGGTGGAGGTGCTGCTGGCGCCGTGCTCGTCGGTGACGGTGTAGGGCACCTGCACCACCAGGGTCTGGCCTTCGCTCAGGTGCTGGTAGGCCGGGTCCTTGGCGTCGAGGGTCCAACTGCCGTCCGGTTTCAGGGTGAAGCCTGCCGGCGGATTGCCGTTGACGGTGAAGCTGAGGGTGCTGCCGCTGTCGCGGTCGGTGGCCACGAGCTGCCCGCCGATCACTGTGTCTTCGCTACCGCTGGCTGCGCCAGGGAGGGCGACCGGGGTGTCGTTGGCACCCTGGATGTTGATGGTGATGACGCGGGTGTCGGTGGCGCCGGACGCATCGGTCACCGTGACGGTGAAGCTTTCCTGCGGATTCTGGCCCTGGGGCAGGGCGTTCACCGCGTTGGCGTCGACGACGTAGGTGTAGCTGCCGTCGGCATTGACGGTCAGTTCGCCATAGGCGCCCTTGGCGCTGCCGGTCCAGGTCAGGTTGCGGTCGTCGACATCGGTGGCGGTCAATTGACCCTTGATGTCGGCAAAGCTGTCGTTGGCGGCGGTGTCGGTCACGCTGGCGGTGTAGGTGCCGGAGGCGACCGGAGCGTCGTTCACCGGGGTGATGCCGAGGTTGACGGTCAGGGTGCTGGACGCGCCGCGGCTGTCGGTGACGACCACGGTGAAGCTGTCGGCGCCGTTGTAGTCGGCATTCGGCAGGTATTGCCAGGTGCCGTTCGGATCGAGCACCAGCTGGCCGTTGGCCGGGCCCTGGCCGACGCTGTAGCGGATGGTGTCGCCATTCGGGTCGCGCGCGGCGAAGGCGCCATTGAGCAGGGTGTCTTCGGCGGTGGTGAGTTCCAGCACGCCGTTCCTGCCCTCGGTGAATTCGGGGGCCAGGTTCGGGGTCAGGTCGCTCTGCCGTTCGTCACCGGCGGCGCCACCATTGGCCGGGCCGGCGGTGGTGTAGCCGATGTTCGGATCTACCCGGCCAGCGGTCTCATTGAGCATCACGAAACTGTGGCTGCCACCGGCAACGCCGGAACCACCGCTGGATGCGCCAGCGCCCGGGCCCGCGGCGGTGGGGGCAAGCGCCTGGGTCGGGTCGAGACCGGCAGCGATGGCTTTCTGCAGGTCGGCGGTGCTCGGCGCCTCGGTGTGCGGTGCACGGGCCTGCTCGGATACCGGCAGGTCGGCGCTGCTCCACTGGCTGTCACGGCCCAGGTCGACCAGCTTGCCGCCCCCCACATCCAGGCTCACTGCACCGGCCGCGCCGGTGAGCAGCTGTTCGCCCTGATAGACACGATCACCCTCGATCAGGACGCGCTGGACGCCCTCGGGGGATACCGCAATCACTTGGCCGATGATGCTTTTTACGACCGCGACGACGCTGCTCATGCACTTCTCCTGGTGAGGCTTGCCTGGTTGCCGACCGGCCGCATGCAGATCGGCTCAGGGGCATTCCCTTGTCTTTGTTAGAGCAAAAAACTTGGCGTCAAAAAATCGGCTTATAGCGCTTCGAAATTACCCATATGCCAATGTATTGACCATTCGACTGCCATCCTAAACAATTGGCAAATCGATGTCACTTTGATATCGGATGCGGGCTCAAAAAAATTTAGCGTGAAATTCATCACGCTTTTCGATGCTTTCCTTGCAGCGCATTCGCCGGTCTTTTGACGCTATTTGCGCCAATCGAATCGCTGCGGCTATCTCACTGATAAGGATGTTTTCCATGCGCATGCGATTCGCTTCCGTAGTGCCCTTCGCCCTGGCATTCGTGCTGCCTGTTACTTCGTCGGTGCAGGCCGACACCCTCACCCAGGCCATGCAGAAGGCCATGGACTACCACCCGGAAATCCAGGCCGGCGTGAATTCCCGCCTGGCTGCCGACAAGCAGCTGCGCGCGGCGAAAGGTGGCTACCTGCCATCCGTCGACCTGACCGCCGGTTATGGCCGCGAAGGCTCCGACAACACCACCACCCGTGGCGAAGGCGACCACTCCTGGCAGACCCTGAATCGAGGCGAGTCGGCCCTGAGCCTGCGGCAGATGGTGTTCGATGGCTTCGCCACTTCCAGCGAGGTCGGCCGCCAGCAGGCCAACGTCAACTCCCGCGCCTATGCGCTGCTCGGCACCTCCGAGCGCACCGCGCTGGACGTTGCCCAGGTGTACATCGAAGTGCTGCGCCGTCAGGAAATGGTTCGGCTTGCCGAGGAAAACCTGAAGAGCCACCAGCGCGTCTACGACCAGATCAGCCTGCGCAGCTCCCGTGGCGTGGGTCGCCTGGCTGACCAGGACCAGGCGGAAGCCCGTCTGGCCCAGGCGCAGAACAACCTCATGACCGAGAAAACCAACCTGGCCGACGCGCGCACCAACTACTACAGCGTGGTGGGCAGCGATCCGGCCGAGCTGACCGATCCGACCGGTCTTGCCGGCCAGCTACCGGACGATCTGCAAGCCGCTCGTCGGCAACTGGTCGAGAACAGCCCGGTGCTGCGCTCCGCGGAATCGGACGTGGCGGCCGCCGAGAAGCAGTACGACGCGGCGAAATCGACCTTCTATCCGAGATTCGATGCAGAACTCTCCCGTGGTGCCGATAACAATCTCGACGGAGAAGAGGGCCACAACAACGAATGGCAGGCCATGCTGCGCATGCGCTACAACCTGTTCGCTGGTGGCAGCAACAAGGCCGAGCTGGAAGCCAAGTCCTACGAGGCGAACCAGGCCCTGGATATCCGCAACAACGCCCTGCGTCAGTTGAACGAGGAACTCGGATTGTCCTGGAACGCCCTGGCCAACGCCCGTGACCAGCTGCCGATCGCCCGCCAGTACGTGGACTACAGCACCCGCGTGCGCGAGGCCTACCAGAAGCAGTTCACCATCGGCGAGCGCACCCTGCTCGACCTGCTGGACAGCGAGAACGAACTGTTCAACGCTTCGCGCCGCCTGGTCGACCTGAAGTACACCGAGCTGTTCACCCAGTACCGCATCAAGGCCACCCTGGGCGAACTGCTCAAGAGCCAGGGTGTGGTGGCGCCGATGGCGTCGGTGGCCTCCGAAGACATCAAGCCGAAAGTCCAGCTGCCAGGCCTTAACTAACCTGCCCGAGAGAGCATCCGCGTGGATCAAGAAGTCAGTGCAGTACCCCTAAGCCACGATCCGCGCGGTCTGCTCGACGACCCGCTGCTGGACAGCCTGCTGACGCTCTGTCAGCTGCACCAGAAGCCGGCCAGCCGCGCCATGCTCACCAGCGGCCTGCCGCTACCCGGGCAGCGCCTGTCCGCCGAGTTGCTGCCCCGTGCGGCGGCTCGCGCCGGTCTGCAGGGGCGCCTGCTGCAGCGCAAGTTGGAACAGATTCCATCCCTCGCCATGCCGGCCATGCTGCTGCTGCGCGAAGGACGCTGCGCGGTATTGCTGGGCTGGGAGAGCAACGGTGATGCACGCCTGCTGCTCTCCGAGAGCGACGGCGGCGAGGTGCGGGTCACCCGCGAGCTGCTGGGCGAGGACTATATCGGCCAGGCCTTCTTCGCCCAGCCGCAGCACAAGTTCGACCTACAGCACGGCGAGTTGATTCCCCGTGCCCGGCACTGGTTCCGCGACACCCTCAAGCGTTCGCGCTGGCTGTATGTCGACGCCGTGGCCGCGAGCCTGCTGATCAACCTGATCGCCCTGGCCGCGCCGCTGTTCGTGATGAACGTCTACGACCGCGTGGTACCCAACCAGGCCGCCGCCACCCTCTGGGTGCTGGCCGTCGGCATCAGCGGCGCCTACCTGTTCGACCTGCTGCTCAAGACCATGCGCGGCCTGTGCCTGGACCTGGCCGGCAAGAAGACCGACCTGATCATCTCGGCGACCCTGTTCGAACGCATCGTCGGCATGAGCATGAAGTTCCGCCCCACGCGGGTCGGCTCGTTCGCGCAGAACATCCATGAGTTCCAGACGCTGCGCGACTTCCTCAACTCGCTGACGCTGACCACCCTGATCGACCTGCCGTTCACGCTGCTGATCCTGTTGGTGATCGGCATCATCGGCGGACCGCTGGTGTTCGTCCCGCTGGTTGCCTTCCCGCTGGCCGCGGGCCTGGGCTGGCTCCTGCAGAAGCCGCTGGTGGAAACGATGAACCGCACCATGGCGTTGGCCGCCGAGCGCCAGTCGAGCCTGATCGAGACCCTCGCCAGCCTCGACGCGGTGAAGGTCAACAACGCCGAGAGCGAACGCCAGTACCTGTGGGAGCAGACCATCGGCACCCTCAGCCGCCTGGAGCTGCGGGTGAAGCTGTTGTCGTCCCTGGCGATGAACATGACCGTACTGATCCAGGCGCTGGCCGGGGTCATCATGATCATCGGCGGCGTCTACCTGATCATCGCCGGCGACCTCTCCATGGGCGGCCTGATCGCCTGCTACATGCTCAACGGCCGCGCGCTCGGTCCGCTGACCCAGCTCTCCGGGCTGATCCAGCGCTACCAGCAGGCGCGCCTGTCCATGGACACCACCAACCAGATGATGGCGCTGCCGCAGGAGCGCAACGCCGACGAGCGTCCGCTGACCCGCTCGCAGTTGCGCGGCGGCATCGAGATGCGCGCGCTCGACTTCGCCTACCCGAACCAGCAGGTCGCGGCGCTGCACGGCATCAACCTGCAGATCCGCGCTGGCGAAAAGATCGGCATCATCGGCCGCAGCGGCTCGGGCAAGAGCTCGCTGGCCAAGCTGATCGTCGGCCTCTATCAACCGGACAACGGCAACCTGCTGGTCGATGGTGCCGATGTGCGCCAGCTCGACATCAGCGAGCTGCGCCACAACATCGGCTACGTACCGCAGGACATCAGTCTGTTCAGCGGTACCTTGCGCGACAACCTGGTGGCCGGCGCGCGCTATGTCGATGACGAGCGCGTGCTCGAAGTCGCCGAGCTGACCGGGGTGAACGAGTTCGTCCGCCTCCACCCGCAGGGCTACGAGCTGCAGGTTGGCGAGCGTGGCCACAACCTTTCCGGCGGCCAGCGGCAGAACGTCGCCCTGGCTCGCGCGCTGCTGCTCAACCCGCCGATCCTGCTGCTGGACGAACCCACCAGTGCGATGGACAACGCCGGTGAGGAGCGGTTGAAACAGCGCCTGCATTCGATCATGGGCGACAAGACGTTGCTGCTGGTCACCCACCGCGCCTCCATGCTCAGCCTGGTGGATCGCCTGGTGATCGTCGACAAGGGACGCATCATCGCCGACGGTCCGAAGGACGTGGTGATGGATGCGCTGAAGAAGGGGCAGATCAGTGTCGCTTAATCCTCTGGGCAGTATCCGCCACTCTGTCCGTGGCTATTTCAAGGGCGGCGACAATCTCTCCGGCCAGCCGCTCCCGGAAGTCAGCAAGGCCCTGGTCGAAGACGCGCCACGGGTGGTGCGGCTGACCATCTGGGTGCTGATCGGCTTCGTCGCCTTCCTCCTGCTCTGGGCGCATTTCGCGCAGATCGACGAGGTCACCCGTGGCGAGGGCAAGGCGATTCCCTCGTCCAAGGTGCAGAAGATCCAGAACCTCGAAGGCGGCATCGTCTCGCAGATCTTCGTCCACGAAGGGCAGGTGGTGCAGGCCGGCGAGCAACTGATGCGCCTGGACCCGACGCGCTTCCAGTCCAACGTCGGCGAAACCGAAGCCGACCGCGTGGCGATGTTCCTGCGCGTGGAGCGACTATCCGCCGAAGTGGACGCTCGTCCGCTCGATATTCCCGATGACGTGCGCGCCAAGGCCCCTGGCCAGGCCAGCAGCGAAGAGGCGCTGTTCCACAGCCGCCAGCAGCAGCTGAAAGACGAGACCGATGGCCTGCAGCAGCAACTGGTGCAGAAGCAGCAGGAGTTGCGCGAGTTCGGCTCCAAGCAGGCGCAATACCGTAACAGCCTCGGGCTGCTGCGCCAGGAAATCTCCATGTCCGAGCCATTGGTGGCCCAGGGCGCGATGTCCCAGGTCGAGTTGCTGCGTCTGAAGCGCTCGGAAGTGGAAATCCGTGGCCAGCTGGACGCTACCACCCTGGCGATCCCGCGTGCCGAGGCGGCGGTGAAGGAAGTGGAACGCAAGGTCGCCGAGACCCAGTCGCGCTTCCGCAGCGACGCGCTGAAGGAACTCAACGAGGCACGCACCGAACTGAGCAAGGCGACAGCCACGGGCAAGGCACTGGAGGATCGCGTCAGCCGTACCCTGGTCACCTCGCCGGTGCGAGGCATCGTCAAGCAGATGCTGGTGAATACCATCGGCGGTGTGATCCAGCCGGGCAGCGACCTGATCGAGATCGTTCCGCTGGACGACACCCTGCTGGTGGAAGCGCGCATCCGTCCGCAGGACATCGCCTTCCTGCGGCCGGGCCAGCACGCCATGGTCAAGTTCACCGCCTACGACTACACCATCTACGGCGGGCTGCAGGCGGACCTGGAACAGATCGGCGCCGACACCGTCACCGACGAGGACGGCAACAGCTTCTACCTGATCAAGCTACGCACCCGCAAAAGCCACCTCGGGACCGATGACAAGCCGCTGCTGATCATCCCCGGCATGGTTGCCACGGTGGACATCATCACGGGCAAGAAGAGCATCCTGAGCTACCTGCTCAAGCCCATCCTGCGGGCCAAGGCGGAGGCGCTGCGGGAACGGTAAATCGAGAGTGCCTACACAAAAAAGGGCCACCCCATCGGGTGGCCCTTTTTCTTTCTGCCGGTCAGATCAATACGCCACGGTAAACCGCTGCTGATGATGATTGGCCTGCTCGGCCTCATCGAGCATCGCCACCGCCAGGTCCGGCAGGGAAATGCGGCTCTCGCCGTTGCCATCGAACAACACCTGGTCGCCGCCAACGCGGAAGCTGCCGGTGCGGGTTTCGCCCTCGAGCAGCATCGCCGGGCTGAGGAAGGCCCAGTCCAGTTCGCTTTCCGCGCGCAGCTGGTCCAGCGCATCGGCGGCGCCCAGCGCGCCCTGCTTCCACTGTTCGGGGAATTCCGGGCTGTCCACCAGGCGCTGGCCGGGTGCGATTTCCAGGCTGCCGGCGCCGCCGAGCACCAGCAGGCGTTTCACTCCGGCGGCTTTCACGCCGTTGACGATGGCGCGGCTGCCACGGGCGTGGGCGCCACGAATATCCGGATTGCCCCAGCCGGCGTTGAACGCGCTGATCACCACATCGTGGCCGGCTACGGCGCGGGCGACCTGGGCAGCATCGCCGACATCCGCCTGTACCACCTTGAGCTGTTCACTTGCCGTCAGTTTGGTGGGATCGCGTACCAGCGCGGTGACGTGATGGCCGCGACTCAGGGCCTCTTCGAGGAAGTAGTGGCCGACGTGGCCGGTGGCGCCGATCAGGGCAATGTTCATGGCATGACCTTCTGTGGGATGCCGCATGAGCGCGGCGGGTAGCTCATCCTGGGCTTTGCGTCGGCAGCGATAAAGACGGGCTGGCGGCATGCACTCGTAAGCCTGCCTTCACAATCACTGTTTGACGTCGTCGTTCATCAGGCTCAGCCCCCGTGCCACTGCCAGGGCGATGAAGAGCGCCCCCATGATCGCCTCGCTACCGGCCAGCAGGCGCGCCAATGGGTGCACGGGGACGATGTCGCCATAGCCGATGGTGGTCAGGGTGATCATGCTGAAGTAGACGAAGCTGGCCATGTCCAGCGGCCCATCGGTGGTCTGGAAGCTGTGGGGGGCGAGGTGTTCGATCAGGTTGTAGGTCAGCGCGAAGGACAGGACGAAGTTCAGGTACAGCGCGCACAGGCCGTAGCCGAGTTCGCGCGTCACCGGCCGCTGCTGGGTAACCCGGTGAAAGATGCTGACGACCATCAGCAGGATGAAGGCAATCTGCGGGATGCCGCGCATGAGAACGGGATGGATCGGCCAGTCGTCGGGCACGAACGACATGCACAGGTTGAGCGTGCCCATCACGCAGACCAGATGGAAGCCCTTGCTGCGGCTGCGCACGGTGTTGATCCCCGCCAGCACCATCAGCAGCAGGCTGCCCAGCTCCAGCAGCTTGGGTGGTGACGGGATCGACAGTACCAGCAGCACCAACAGCACGCTGTTGAGCAGGAGGCGGAAGCGATAGTGCGACAGGAAATTTTTCAAGATGGCAGCTGATGGGCGCGGGAGTGGGGCCTGTCAGTCTGGTCCTGGTCGCAGTCGGAGTTCTATGCCCCGGACTAGGAATCGAATAGTTTCTGCACGACGGAAAAATCCTGTTCTCCGTGGCCCTGTTTCGCCAGCAGGCGGTACAGCGCCAGTGCCAGGCTGCCCATGGGCGTGCTGTTGCCGCTGACCTGGGCGGTCTCCAGGGCGAGGCCGAGGTCCTTGACCATCAGGTTGGCCATGAAGCCGCCGGTGTAGCCGCGCGACGCGGGGGCGTTCTCCATCACGCCCGGCCATGGGTTGTAGACCTCCAGCGCCCAGTTGCCACCGGAGCTGCGGCGCATGATCTCCGAGAGGACTACCGGGTCCAGACCGTTGGCGGCACCGAGCGCCAGCGATTCGGCGGTGCCGATCATGAGAACGGCGAGCAACTGGTTGTTGCACACCTTGGC includes these proteins:
- a CDS encoding TolC family outer membrane protein, producing MRMRFASVVPFALAFVLPVTSSVQADTLTQAMQKAMDYHPEIQAGVNSRLAADKQLRAAKGGYLPSVDLTAGYGREGSDNTTTRGEGDHSWQTLNRGESALSLRQMVFDGFATSSEVGRQQANVNSRAYALLGTSERTALDVAQVYIEVLRRQEMVRLAEENLKSHQRVYDQISLRSSRGVGRLADQDQAEARLAQAQNNLMTEKTNLADARTNYYSVVGSDPAELTDPTGLAGQLPDDLQAARRQLVENSPVLRSAESDVAAAEKQYDAAKSTFYPRFDAELSRGADNNLDGEEGHNNEWQAMLRMRYNLFAGGSNKAELEAKSYEANQALDIRNNALRQLNEELGLSWNALANARDQLPIARQYVDYSTRVREAYQKQFTIGERTLLDLLDSENELFNASRRLVDLKYTELFTQYRIKATLGELLKSQGVVAPMASVASEDIKPKVQLPGLN
- a CDS encoding type I secretion system permease/ATPase; translated protein: MDQEVSAVPLSHDPRGLLDDPLLDSLLTLCQLHQKPASRAMLTSGLPLPGQRLSAELLPRAAARAGLQGRLLQRKLEQIPSLAMPAMLLLREGRCAVLLGWESNGDARLLLSESDGGEVRVTRELLGEDYIGQAFFAQPQHKFDLQHGELIPRARHWFRDTLKRSRWLYVDAVAASLLINLIALAAPLFVMNVYDRVVPNQAAATLWVLAVGISGAYLFDLLLKTMRGLCLDLAGKKTDLIISATLFERIVGMSMKFRPTRVGSFAQNIHEFQTLRDFLNSLTLTTLIDLPFTLLILLVIGIIGGPLVFVPLVAFPLAAGLGWLLQKPLVETMNRTMALAAERQSSLIETLASLDAVKVNNAESERQYLWEQTIGTLSRLELRVKLLSSLAMNMTVLIQALAGVIMIIGGVYLIIAGDLSMGGLIACYMLNGRALGPLTQLSGLIQRYQQARLSMDTTNQMMALPQERNADERPLTRSQLRGGIEMRALDFAYPNQQVAALHGINLQIRAGEKIGIIGRSGSGKSSLAKLIVGLYQPDNGNLLVDGADVRQLDISELRHNIGYVPQDISLFSGTLRDNLVAGARYVDDERVLEVAELTGVNEFVRLHPQGYELQVGERGHNLSGGQRQNVALARALLLNPPILLLDEPTSAMDNAGEERLKQRLHSIMGDKTLLLVTHRASMLSLVDRLVIVDKGRIIADGPKDVVMDALKKGQISVA
- a CDS encoding HlyD family type I secretion periplasmic adaptor subunit, whose translation is MSLNPLGSIRHSVRGYFKGGDNLSGQPLPEVSKALVEDAPRVVRLTIWVLIGFVAFLLLWAHFAQIDEVTRGEGKAIPSSKVQKIQNLEGGIVSQIFVHEGQVVQAGEQLMRLDPTRFQSNVGETEADRVAMFLRVERLSAEVDARPLDIPDDVRAKAPGQASSEEALFHSRQQQLKDETDGLQQQLVQKQQELREFGSKQAQYRNSLGLLRQEISMSEPLVAQGAMSQVELLRLKRSEVEIRGQLDATTLAIPRAEAAVKEVERKVAETQSRFRSDALKELNEARTELSKATATGKALEDRVSRTLVTSPVRGIVKQMLVNTIGGVIQPGSDLIEIVPLDDTLLVEARIRPQDIAFLRPGQHAMVKFTAYDYTIYGGLQADLEQIGADTVTDEDGNSFYLIKLRTRKSHLGTDDKPLLIIPGMVATVDIITGKKSILSYLLKPILRAKAEALRER
- a CDS encoding NAD(P)-dependent oxidoreductase yields the protein MNIALIGATGHVGHYFLEEALSRGHHVTALVRDPTKLTASEQLKVVQADVGDAAQVARAVAGHDVVISAFNAGWGNPDIRGAHARGSRAIVNGVKAAGVKRLLVLGGAGSLEIAPGQRLVDSPEFPEQWKQGALGAADALDQLRAESELDWAFLSPAMLLEGETRTGSFRVGGDQVLFDGNGESRISLPDLAVAMLDEAEQANHHQQRFTVAY
- a CDS encoding potassium channel family protein, producing MKNFLSHYRFRLLLNSVLLVLLVLSIPSPPKLLELGSLLLMVLAGINTVRSRSKGFHLVCVMGTLNLCMSFVPDDWPIHPVLMRGIPQIAFILLMVVSIFHRVTQQRPVTRELGYGLCALYLNFVLSFALTYNLIEHLAPHSFQTTDGPLDMASFVYFSMITLTTIGYGDIVPVHPLARLLAGSEAIMGALFIALAVARGLSLMNDDVKQ